In one window of Erythrolamprus reginae isolate rEryReg1 chromosome 1, rEryReg1.hap1, whole genome shotgun sequence DNA:
- the LOC139161621 gene encoding carbohydrate sulfotransferase 14-like, giving the protein MRFLHRAIILTFIGCISLLWWHHHLSTPQQQDHLTFKEEIDVPLTFDALLHIQQVRRKTLRSFCRKKSKLTKLPATQKEASQLLSSIAVNHKLNFLYCKIPGTGVEEWDQLLEVILKNENVTVQVPVPYHQDFGNKMALSKYNLTSMEALLKAYTKVVFIRDPFHRLISAYMHRMADNLTFKEFIDYILYSGLKNASAEWTPLVKLCHPCLVQYNYIMMFGFLDNELHHLILRTGFPDNIQMPKFMDSKIQWTYSWLEEKMFNELSLVQKKRLCHFFQFDFAAFAFPRSLLWDLICISGNS; this is encoded by the exons ATGCGTTTTCTCCATCGAGCCATCATCTTAACTTTCATAGGCTGTATTTCCCTGTTATGGTGGCACCATCATCTCTCTACCCCTCAGCAGCAAG ACCATTTGACCTTCAAAGAGGAGATTGATGTACCCCTCACATTTGATGCTCTGCTACATATTCAGCAGGTCAGAAGAAAGACACTGCGGTCCTTTTGCAGGAAAAAGAGCAAACTCACTAAACTTCCAGCTACCCAAAAGGAAGCTTCCCAACTACTCTCTTCTATTGCAGTGAATCACAAACTGAATTTCCTGTATTGCAAAATACCAGGCACTGGGGTGGAAGAGTGGGACCAGCTGCTGGAAGTTATATTGAAGAACGAAAATGTCACAGTGCAGGTGCCTGTCCCCTATCACCAGGACTTTGGTAACAAAATGGCCTTGAGTAAATATAACTTGACATCAATGGAAGCTCTGCTTAAAGCCTACACAAAAGTGGTTTTCATTAGGGATCCTTTCCACAGACTCATTTCTGCTTACATGCATCGGATGGCAGACAATCTGACCTTCAAAGAGTTCATTGACTACATCTTGTACAGTGGGTTGAAGAATGCCAGTGCTGAATGGACACCCTTAGTCAAGCTGTGTCATCCATGTCTTGTTCAATATAACTATATAATGATGTTTGGGTTTCTTGACAATGAACTACACCATTTGATACTCCGAACTGGATTTCCAGATAACATCCAGATGCCCAAGTTCATGGACTCCAAGATCCAGTGGACATATAGCTGGCTAGAAGAAAAGATGTTCAATGAATTATCCCTTGTGCAGAAGAAAAGGCTTTGCCATTTCTTTCAATTTGACTTTGCTGCGTTTGCCTTTCCCAGAAGTTTGCTCTGGGACCTCATATGCATTTCTGGAAACAGTTAG